A DNA window from Candidatus Bathyarchaeota archaeon contains the following coding sequences:
- a CDS encoding iron-sulfur cluster assembly protein, which yields MTELEERVKAKVSNLIDPETGLNFGEMGLIQNVKEIDAGVVQVDFIPTSPMCPIAFRLATDIKEAAKQVENVKNVKVYCHGHVMESMINEVVNRE from the coding sequence ATGACCGAACTCGAGGAAAGAGTTAAAGCTAAAGTAAGTAACCTGATTGATCCAGAAACAGGATTAAACTTCGGCGAAATGGGGTTAATTCAGAATGTTAAAGAAATCGATGCTGGGGTTGTACAGGTAGATTTTATCCCGACGAGCCCGATGTGCCCAATTGCCTTCCGCCTCGCCACCGATATTAAAGAAGCTGCAAAGCAAGTTGAAAACGTAAAAAATGTGAAAGTCTACTGCCATGGTCATGTAATGGAGTCAATGATCAACGAGGTTGTTAACCGTGAATAA
- a CDS encoding MoaD family protein, with product MEVTVKFFTTLREITGKREEKIVLNHDATVRDLLNILSNKYGKAFGDYVFESSDTPRPSLQFLVDGVSIANLQTKLRNGCKVAIIPPVGGG from the coding sequence ATGGAGGTAACAGTCAAGTTCTTTACTACACTAAGGGAAATCACGGGTAAAAGAGAAGAGAAAATTGTTCTTAACCACGACGCAACGGTGAGAGACCTATTGAACATATTATCAAATAAGTACGGAAAAGCTTTCGGTGATTATGTTTTCGAAAGCTCCGACACCCCTCGTCCATCCCTTCAGTTTTTGGTAGATGGAGTGAGCATAGCGAATCTTCAAACAAAGCTAAGAAATGGATGCAAAGTTGCGATTATTCCGCCAGTTGGCGGAGGTTGA